One genomic region from Mycobacterium basiliense encodes:
- the rpmJ gene encoding 50S ribosomal protein L36 has translation MKVNPSVKPICDKCRVIRRHGRVMVICSDPRHKQRQG, from the coding sequence GTGAAGGTGAACCCGAGCGTCAAGCCGATCTGTGACAAGTGCAGGGTGATCCGTCGGCACGGGCGGGTCATGGTGATCTGCTCCGATCCGCGCCACAAGCAACGACAGGGTTAG
- the rfbB gene encoding dTDP-glucose 4,6-dehydratase, with amino-acid sequence MRLLVTGGAGFIGANFVHSTLREYPADAVTVLDAMTYAGRRESLADVEGAIRLVEGDITDAELVSTLVAESDAVVHFAAESHVDNALDDPNPFVRTNVIGTFTILEAVRRHDVRLHHISTDEVYGELELDHRQRFTESTPYNPSSPYSATKAGADMLVRAWVRSYGVRATISNCSNNYGPYQHIEKFIPRQITNVLTGRRPKLYGSGANVRDWIHVDDHNSAVRRILEKGQLGRTYLISSEGERDNLTVLRTLLRIMGRDPDDFDHVVDRVGHDLRYAIDPSLLYDELGWAPKHTDFDEGLRATIEWYRDNESWWRPLKDAAEARYEERGQ; translated from the coding sequence ATGCGGCTGCTAGTCACCGGTGGAGCCGGCTTCATCGGCGCCAACTTCGTGCACAGCACCCTGCGTGAATATCCCGCCGACGCAGTGACGGTGCTGGACGCCATGACCTACGCGGGCCGGCGCGAGTCGCTGGCCGATGTCGAGGGTGCCATCCGGCTGGTGGAGGGGGACATCACCGACGCCGAGCTGGTTTCGACGTTGGTTGCCGAATCCGATGCGGTGGTTCACTTCGCGGCCGAGTCTCACGTCGACAACGCACTGGATGACCCGAATCCGTTCGTGCGCACCAACGTGATTGGGACCTTCACCATCCTGGAGGCGGTACGGCGCCACGACGTGCGGCTCCACCACATCTCCACCGACGAGGTCTACGGCGAGTTGGAACTCGACCACCGCCAGCGGTTCACCGAGTCGACGCCCTATAACCCGTCGAGTCCCTACTCAGCGACCAAGGCCGGCGCAGACATGCTGGTCCGAGCCTGGGTGAGGTCCTACGGCGTGCGCGCAACCATCTCGAACTGCTCGAACAACTACGGTCCGTATCAGCACATCGAGAAGTTCATTCCGCGCCAGATCACCAACGTGCTCACTGGCCGGCGCCCCAAGCTCTACGGCAGCGGAGCCAACGTCCGTGACTGGATCCACGTCGACGACCACAACAGCGCGGTCCGGCGCATCTTGGAGAAAGGCCAGCTCGGGCGAACCTACCTGATCAGTTCCGAAGGCGAGCGCGACAATCTGACCGTGCTCCGCACGCTGCTGCGAATAATGGGTCGCGATCCCGACGATTTCGACCACGTCGTGGACCGCGTCGGGCATGACCTGCGTTACGCGATCGACCCATCCTTGCTCTACGACGAATTAGGCTGGGCACCAAAGCACACCGACTTCGACGAGGGATTGCGCGCCACCATCGAGTGGTACCGGGACAACGAATCCTGGTGGCGTCCATTGAAAGATGCCGCGGAGGCACGCTACGAAGAGCGCGGCCAGTGA
- the mmsB gene encoding 3-hydroxyisobutyrate dehydrogenase → MSKSCQIAFLGLGNMGAPMSANLVGAGHTVRGFDPVPAAAAAAAAGGASVHDSAAAAVTGADVVLTMLPNGELVKRCYAEVLPTAQPGALFIDSSTISVTDAREVHALAESHGMAQLDAPVSGGVKGAAAGTLAFMVGGDEAALQRARPVLEPMAGKVIHCGAAGAGQAAKVCNNMVLAVQQIAIGEAFVLAEKLGLAAQSLFDVITGATGNCWAVHTNCPVPGPVPTSPANNDFKPGFATALMNKDLDLAMDAVASTGSSAPLGSHAAEIYAKFAAAHADKDFSAVIEMLRG, encoded by the coding sequence ATGTCCAAGTCCTGCCAAATCGCGTTCTTAGGGCTCGGCAACATGGGCGCGCCGATGTCGGCGAATCTGGTTGGCGCCGGCCATACCGTGCGCGGGTTCGACCCGGTGCCCGCCGCGGCGGCGGCCGCGGCTGCGGGCGGCGCATCGGTGCACGACAGCGCCGCCGCGGCGGTGACCGGCGCCGACGTGGTCCTCACCATGCTGCCCAACGGTGAGCTGGTCAAGCGCTGTTACGCCGAGGTGCTGCCAACCGCACAACCGGGTGCGCTGTTCATCGACAGCTCGACGATCTCGGTTACCGACGCTCGCGAGGTACACGCCTTGGCCGAATCACACGGCATGGCGCAACTGGACGCACCGGTCTCCGGCGGGGTCAAGGGTGCGGCGGCTGGCACGCTGGCGTTCATGGTCGGCGGCGATGAGGCTGCCCTGCAACGGGCTCGGCCAGTGTTAGAGCCCATGGCGGGCAAGGTCATTCACTGCGGCGCGGCCGGCGCGGGCCAGGCCGCCAAGGTGTGCAACAACATGGTGTTGGCGGTGCAACAGATCGCGATCGGCGAGGCGTTCGTACTGGCCGAGAAGCTCGGGCTCGCGGCACAGTCGCTTTTCGACGTCATCACCGGTGCGACCGGCAATTGCTGGGCGGTACACACCAATTGCCCAGTGCCCGGACCGGTGCCGACATCGCCGGCCAACAACGACTTCAAGCCGGGGTTCGCCACCGCGCTGATGAACAAGGACCTGGATCTGGCGATGGACGCGGTGGCCTCGACCGGTTCATCGGCACCGCTGGGCAGCCATGCCGCCGAGATCTATGCGAAATTTGCCGCCGCCCACGCCGATAAGGACTTCAGCGCCGTGATCGAGATGCTGCGCGGCTAG
- a CDS encoding isobutyryl-CoA dehydrogenase codes for MFTLNDDERVITETAAAFAAKRLAPYALEWDASKHFPVDVLREAAELGMAAIYCRDDVGGSGLRRLDGVRIFEQLAIADPVTAAFLSIHNMCAWMIDCFGTDEQRKDWIPRLATMDVIASYCLTEPGAGSDASALSTRAVQQGSDYVLDGVKQFISGAGTSDVYVVMARTGGEGPRGISAFIVENGTPGMSFGALEEKMGWHAQPTAQVVLDGVRVPADAMLGGIDGEGAGFGIAMSGLNGGRLNIAACSLGGAQAAFDKAGAYVRDRQAFGTSLLDEPTVRFTLADMATALQTSRMLLWRAANALDEDDADKVELCAMAKRYVTDTCFDVADKALQLHGGYGYLREYGLEKIIRDLRVHRILEGTNEIMRVVIGRAEAARFRANA; via the coding sequence ATGTTTACGCTCAACGACGACGAACGGGTGATCACCGAGACCGCGGCCGCATTCGCGGCCAAACGACTGGCCCCGTACGCGCTGGAATGGGATGCCAGCAAGCATTTTCCGGTCGACGTGCTACGCGAAGCCGCCGAACTGGGGATGGCGGCCATTTACTGCCGTGACGACGTGGGCGGCAGCGGTCTGCGCCGGCTCGATGGGGTGCGCATCTTCGAGCAGTTGGCGATCGCCGACCCGGTCACCGCCGCCTTCCTGTCCATCCACAACATGTGTGCGTGGATGATCGACTGCTTCGGCACCGACGAACAGCGTAAGGATTGGATCCCGCGGCTGGCCACAATGGATGTCATCGCCAGCTACTGTCTCACCGAGCCCGGCGCCGGGTCGGACGCCAGCGCGTTGAGCACCCGCGCGGTCCAGCAGGGTTCAGACTATGTGCTCGACGGCGTCAAGCAGTTCATCTCCGGTGCAGGCACATCTGATGTGTACGTGGTGATGGCACGGACCGGCGGTGAGGGTCCACGTGGCATCTCCGCTTTCATCGTCGAAAATGGCACTCCGGGAATGAGTTTCGGCGCTCTCGAAGAGAAGATGGGCTGGCACGCACAACCCACTGCGCAGGTGGTGCTGGATGGGGTTCGGGTACCCGCCGACGCGATGCTCGGCGGCATCGACGGCGAAGGCGCCGGCTTTGGAATCGCGATGAGCGGACTCAACGGTGGCCGGCTCAACATCGCGGCCTGCTCGCTCGGCGGCGCCCAGGCGGCCTTTGACAAGGCCGGCGCCTATGTGCGTGATCGGCAGGCGTTCGGCACCAGCCTCCTCGACGAGCCGACCGTCCGGTTCACCTTGGCCGATATGGCCACCGCATTGCAGACATCGCGAATGTTGTTGTGGCGGGCGGCAAACGCACTGGACGAGGACGATGCCGACAAGGTCGAGCTGTGCGCGATGGCCAAACGCTACGTCACGGACACCTGCTTCGACGTCGCCGACAAGGCGCTGCAGCTCCACGGCGGCTACGGCTACCTGCGCGAGTATGGTCTCGAGAAGATCATCCGCGACCTGCGGGTCCATCGAATCCTGGAAGGGACCAACGAGATCATGCGGGTAGTCATCGGTCGTGCCGAGGCCGCACGGTTTCGCGCCAACGCTTAG
- the infA gene encoding translation initiation factor IF-1 yields MAKKDGAIEVEGRVVEPLPNAMFRIELENGHKVLAHISGKMRQHYIRILPEDRVVVELSPYDLSRGRIVYRYK; encoded by the coding sequence ATGGCCAAGAAGGACGGTGCCATAGAGGTCGAGGGTCGCGTGGTCGAGCCCCTGCCCAATGCGATGTTCCGCATTGAGCTGGAAAATGGCCACAAGGTGCTCGCCCACATCAGTGGCAAGATGCGGCAGCACTACATCCGCATCTTGCCGGAGGACCGTGTGGTCGTGGAGTTGTCACCGTACGACCTGTCCCGCGGCCGCATCGTGTACCGCTACAAGTAG
- a CDS encoding TIGR03086 family metal-binding protein codes for MDPLVAHQRAQDAFAGVLAHVSSDQLGGPTPCSQWTIGDLIEHVIGGNEHVGIWAGGTDSPTARPGDLVAAHRASAAAAQQVFAAPDGMSTPFKLPFGEVPGQVFIGMRTSDVLTHAWDLAVASGQSRDLDPELATEQLAAVRGFVVPQFRGPGKPFGDEQPCSAQRSPADQLAAFLGRKVEEN; via the coding sequence ATGGACCCACTTGTTGCGCACCAGCGTGCCCAGGATGCGTTCGCCGGCGTGCTCGCTCACGTGAGCTCCGATCAGCTCGGCGGCCCAACGCCCTGCTCGCAATGGACGATCGGCGATCTGATCGAGCACGTTATCGGCGGCAACGAGCACGTCGGGATATGGGCTGGCGGGACCGATAGCCCTACGGCTCGGCCCGGCGACCTGGTTGCGGCACACCGGGCCTCGGCCGCAGCCGCCCAGCAGGTCTTCGCCGCGCCGGATGGCATGTCGACGCCGTTCAAACTGCCGTTCGGGGAGGTGCCCGGGCAGGTCTTCATCGGGATGCGCACCAGCGACGTGTTGACCCACGCGTGGGATCTCGCGGTTGCCAGCGGTCAGTCGCGCGACCTTGATCCCGAGTTGGCGACCGAGCAGCTCGCCGCGGTCCGCGGCTTTGTGGTGCCCCAGTTTCGTGGGCCAGGCAAACCGTTTGGGGACGAGCAGCCGTGCTCGGCGCAGCGCTCACCGGCCGATCAGCTGGCGGCATTTCTGGGCCGAAAGGTGGAAGAGAACTAG
- the rfbC gene encoding dTDP-4-dehydrorhamnose 3,5-epimerase produces MKVRELSVPGTWEITPTILKDSRGMFFEWLTQRGFIGFTGHRFDVRQANCSVSSLGVVRGLHFAQLPPSQAKYVTCVTGSIFDVVVDIRLGSPTFGRWDAVMLDARDRRSVYISEGLAHGFLALEDNSTVMYLCSAEYDPEREHAICATDPALAIDWPLVNGAAPRLSDRDAAAPSFDEVRASGILPTWEETRQFIDALRDS; encoded by the coding sequence ATGAAAGTACGCGAGCTCAGCGTTCCCGGCACCTGGGAGATCACCCCAACGATCCTCAAGGATTCTCGAGGAATGTTTTTCGAATGGCTCACTCAGCGCGGGTTTATCGGATTCACGGGCCACCGATTCGACGTGCGACAAGCCAACTGCTCGGTGTCATCGTTAGGCGTGGTTCGCGGCCTACATTTCGCTCAACTGCCGCCGAGCCAGGCCAAGTATGTGACCTGCGTGACTGGCTCAATATTTGATGTTGTCGTCGATATTCGTTTGGGCTCACCAACATTCGGCCGCTGGGACGCAGTTATGCTAGATGCCCGGGATCGACGTTCGGTTTATATCTCCGAGGGCCTCGCACATGGTTTCCTTGCACTGGAAGACAATTCGACTGTGATGTATCTGTGCTCGGCGGAATATGACCCGGAGCGAGAACACGCCATTTGCGCCACGGATCCGGCGCTGGCGATCGACTGGCCGCTGGTCAACGGCGCGGCGCCCAGGCTCTCCGACCGTGATGCCGCAGCCCCCAGCTTCGACGAAGTGCGCGCGTCCGGCATCTTGCCAACCTGGGAAGAGACCCGCCAGTTTATTGACGCCCTGCGCGATAGCTAG
- a CDS encoding sigma-70 family RNA polymerase sigma factor, translated as MAAIAGGGAAEAALMQALYDEHAAILWRYALRLTGDASYADDIVQETLLRAWQHPEVVGDSGRSARAWLFTVARNMIIDDRRSARYRYVVGSTDAEGAPEQSAPDDVNAALDRLLITEAMAQLSAEHRSVIERSYYRGWSTAQIAQDLDIAEGTVKSRLHYAVRALRLTLQELGVTR; from the coding sequence GTGGCTGCTATCGCCGGCGGCGGGGCTGCTGAAGCCGCATTGATGCAGGCGCTCTACGACGAGCATGCCGCCATACTGTGGCGCTATGCCCTGCGTCTAACCGGCGACGCGAGTTATGCCGACGACATCGTCCAGGAGACGCTGCTGCGTGCCTGGCAGCATCCGGAGGTCGTTGGCGATAGCGGGCGATCAGCACGCGCGTGGCTGTTCACCGTCGCTCGCAACATGATCATCGACGACCGGCGCAGCGCGCGGTACCGCTATGTCGTCGGCTCGACCGATGCCGAAGGAGCGCCGGAGCAATCCGCGCCGGACGATGTGAACGCCGCGCTGGACCGGCTGTTGATCACCGAAGCGATGGCCCAATTATCCGCCGAGCATCGTAGCGTGATCGAGCGTTCCTATTACCGCGGCTGGTCCACCGCACAGATAGCTCAGGATTTGGACATCGCCGAAGGAACAGTGAAGTCGCGCTTACACTATGCGGTGCGGGCATTGCGGCTCACTCTGCAGGAACTTGGAGTCACACGATGA
- a CDS encoding lipoprotein LpqH, with the protein MTRELLIALGAAALVGGAAGCSNETKSSEPSSSTSSSSADPSASSTTPAAAGETRVIIGGQPQNVSGPVVCATNEGRFSIAVGDMVTGVIVGLEQDASVVHTAGLGTVDGVVMSFTEGAPGNTATATKNGSSYQIKGTATGVDNAGQQVSKAFEVDATCP; encoded by the coding sequence GTGACGCGTGAATTGCTCATCGCGTTGGGCGCGGCAGCCCTGGTTGGCGGCGCTGCCGGGTGCTCCAACGAGACCAAGTCGTCCGAGCCCTCGTCGAGCACATCGAGTAGTTCCGCTGACCCGTCCGCGTCGAGCACCACCCCCGCCGCGGCCGGTGAAACGCGGGTCATCATCGGCGGCCAACCGCAAAACGTCAGCGGCCCGGTGGTGTGCGCGACCAACGAGGGACGGTTTTCCATCGCGGTCGGCGACATGGTCACCGGCGTGATCGTCGGCCTGGAACAGGATGCATCGGTGGTCCATACCGCTGGGCTCGGCACGGTCGACGGTGTGGTCATGAGCTTCACCGAGGGCGCCCCCGGCAACACCGCCACGGCGACCAAGAATGGCAGTAGCTACCAGATCAAGGGCACCGCGACCGGCGTTGATAACGCGGGGCAGCAGGTCAGCAAGGCCTTCGAAGTCGACGCCACCTGCCCCTAG
- a CDS encoding CoA-acylating methylmalonate-semialdehyde dehydrogenase gives MTTQIPHFIDGHRTPGQSARTADVLDPNTGQVQAKVAMAAQADIDAAVAGAAKAQIGWAAWNPQRRARVLMRFIELVNDNTDELAELLSREHGKTLPDARGDIQRGIEVIEFCIGIPHLLKGEYTEGAGPGIDVYSLRQPLGVVAGITPFNFPAMIPLWKAGPALACGNAFVLKPSERDPSVPLRLAELFVEAGLPPGVFQVVHGDKEAVDAILNHPDIKAVGFVGSSDIAQYIYSGAAATGKRSQCFGGAKNHMIVMPDADLDQAVDALIGAGYGSAGERCMAISVAVPVGEQTADRLRAKLVERINNLRVGHSLDPKADYGPLVTEAALTRVRDYIGQGVATGAELVIDGRERASDDLAFGDANLEAGYFIGPTLFDHVTPDMSIYTDEIFGPVLCMVRAHDYEEALRLPSEHEYGNGVAVFTRDGDTARDFVSRVQVGMVGVNVPIPVPVAYHTFGGWKRSGFGDLNQHGPTSIQFYTKVKTVTSRWPSGIKDGAEFVIPTMK, from the coding sequence ATGACCACACAAATTCCGCATTTCATTGATGGACACCGCACCCCGGGCCAGTCGGCCCGCACCGCCGACGTCCTCGACCCCAACACCGGCCAGGTCCAGGCGAAGGTGGCCATGGCGGCACAGGCCGACATCGACGCCGCGGTCGCAGGCGCCGCAAAAGCCCAAATAGGTTGGGCGGCTTGGAATCCACAGCGTCGCGCGCGGGTGCTGATGCGATTCATCGAGTTGGTCAACGACAACACGGACGAGCTCGCCGAGCTGCTGTCCCGTGAGCACGGCAAGACGCTGCCGGACGCTCGCGGTGACATCCAGCGCGGCATCGAGGTGATCGAGTTCTGCATCGGCATCCCCCACCTGCTCAAGGGCGAATACACCGAGGGCGCCGGTCCGGGCATCGACGTGTACTCGCTGCGGCAGCCGCTCGGCGTGGTCGCGGGCATCACCCCGTTCAACTTCCCGGCGATGATCCCGCTGTGGAAAGCCGGACCCGCACTGGCATGTGGAAATGCCTTCGTCCTCAAACCCAGTGAGCGTGACCCGTCGGTTCCGCTGCGATTGGCCGAGCTCTTCGTTGAGGCGGGCCTGCCCCCCGGCGTCTTCCAAGTCGTGCACGGTGACAAGGAAGCCGTCGACGCCATCCTGAATCACCCCGACATCAAAGCGGTCGGCTTTGTTGGCAGCTCCGACATCGCCCAATACATCTACTCCGGTGCCGCGGCCACCGGCAAGCGTTCGCAATGCTTCGGCGGCGCCAAGAACCACATGATCGTGATGCCGGACGCCGACCTCGACCAGGCTGTCGACGCACTGATCGGCGCCGGATACGGCAGTGCGGGCGAACGCTGCATGGCAATCAGCGTCGCGGTGCCGGTTGGTGAACAAACAGCGGATCGGCTGCGCGCCAAACTTGTTGAACGTATCAACAACCTGCGGGTCGGGCACAGTCTGGACCCCAAGGCCGATTACGGCCCGTTGGTCACCGAGGCCGCACTCACCCGGGTACGCGACTACATCGGTCAGGGCGTCGCAACCGGCGCCGAACTGGTGATAGACGGCCGAGAGCGGGCCAGTGACGATCTGGCATTCGGTGACGCGAACCTGGAAGCGGGCTACTTCATCGGCCCGACCCTGTTCGACCACGTCACTCCCGATATGTCCATCTACACCGATGAGATCTTCGGTCCGGTGTTGTGCATGGTCCGCGCCCACGACTACGAAGAGGCGTTGCGGCTGCCCTCGGAGCACGAGTACGGCAACGGTGTCGCGGTCTTCACCCGCGACGGCGACACCGCTCGCGACTTCGTGTCCCGGGTACAGGTGGGCATGGTCGGCGTCAACGTCCCGATCCCTGTCCCGGTCGCGTATCACACCTTCGGCGGCTGGAAGCGCTCGGGCTTCGGCGACCTCAACCAACACGGCCCGACATCGATCCAGTTCTATACCAAGGTCAAGACCGTCACCTCTCGGTGGCCGTCCGGCATCAAAGACGGGGCCGAATTCGTGATCCCAACAATGAAATAA
- a CDS encoding LLM class F420-dependent oxidoreductase has product MTESASLKPDLGRFGVWLGTRSLSPELAGQIESLGYGAAWIGASPDADLAWVEPALNKTTSLQIATGIVNVWSAPAREVAASYQRIESAHPGRFVLGIGVGHPEHSQEYRKPYDALVAYLDDIDQAMVPDSRRVLAALGPKMLRLAAQRSAGAHPYLTPPEHTGKARQLVGNTVFLAPEHKVVLTEDAAEARAVGRKFIDFYLGLSNYVNNWLKLGFTEDDVRKPGSDRLIDALVAYGTPEAIVRRLNEHLEAGADHVAIQVLRGSRDEKLVPALTDLAGALELTR; this is encoded by the coding sequence ATGACTGAGTCAGCATCACTGAAACCCGACCTGGGCCGGTTCGGCGTCTGGCTGGGCACCCGATCTCTCAGCCCCGAGTTGGCGGGGCAGATCGAATCGTTGGGCTACGGCGCCGCATGGATCGGTGCATCACCCGATGCGGACCTGGCGTGGGTCGAACCCGCCCTGAATAAGACCACGTCGCTGCAAATAGCCACCGGGATCGTCAACGTGTGGTCAGCACCGGCCCGCGAGGTCGCAGCGTCCTATCAACGCATCGAAAGTGCCCATCCGGGACGGTTTGTGCTGGGCATCGGGGTAGGCCACCCCGAGCACAGCCAGGAATACCGGAAGCCCTACGACGCGCTGGTGGCCTACCTGGATGACATCGACCAGGCGATGGTGCCGGACAGCCGCCGGGTGCTCGCGGCATTGGGCCCCAAGATGCTGCGCCTGGCGGCGCAACGCAGCGCCGGCGCCCACCCGTATCTGACCCCACCCGAACACACGGGTAAGGCGCGCCAACTGGTGGGCAATACGGTGTTCCTGGCGCCGGAGCACAAGGTCGTCCTCACCGAGGACGCCGCCGAAGCCCGTGCGGTCGGGCGCAAGTTCATCGACTTCTACCTAGGGCTGAGCAACTACGTGAACAACTGGCTAAAGCTGGGGTTCACCGAGGACGACGTCCGCAAGCCGGGCAGCGACAGACTGATCGACGCGCTGGTGGCCTATGGCACCCCCGAAGCCATCGTGCGACGCCTCAACGAGCACCTGGAAGCCGGCGCCGACCACGTGGCTATCCAGGTGCTCCGAGGCTCCCGCGACGAAAAGCTGGTGCCCGCACTGACCGACCTGGCAGGAGCACTTGAACTCACCCGTTAG
- a CDS encoding LLM class F420-dependent oxidoreductase → MTASTVSKPDLGRFGSFGRGVTPAQAKQIEALGYGAVWVGGSPPAELAWVEPILEATTTLQVATGIVNIWSAPAKPVAESFHRIEAAYPGRFLLGVGVGHPEATTEYRKPYDALVDYLDRLDDYGVPANRRVVAALGPHVLGLAARRSAGAHPYLTTPEHTARARELIGPSALLAPEHKVVLTTDPEKARAVGRKALDIYLNLANYLNSWKRMGFRDDDVARPGSDRLVDSVVAYGTTDAIAARLREHLDAGADHVPVQVLTRSENLVQSLAELAGPLGLART, encoded by the coding sequence ATGACCGCGTCAACCGTCAGCAAGCCCGATCTAGGCCGGTTCGGATCGTTCGGGCGGGGCGTCACCCCAGCGCAGGCCAAGCAAATCGAAGCCCTGGGCTACGGGGCGGTCTGGGTGGGCGGCTCGCCTCCCGCCGAGCTGGCCTGGGTCGAGCCCATCCTCGAGGCGACGACCACCTTGCAGGTGGCCACGGGCATCGTCAACATCTGGTCGGCGCCCGCCAAACCGGTGGCGGAGTCGTTTCACCGGATCGAGGCGGCCTATCCCGGGCGTTTCTTGCTCGGTGTCGGCGTTGGCCATCCCGAGGCGACCACCGAGTACCGCAAGCCCTACGACGCCCTGGTGGACTACCTCGACCGACTGGACGATTACGGTGTTCCGGCCAATCGCCGGGTCGTGGCGGCGCTGGGGCCGCACGTGCTGGGGCTTGCGGCGCGGCGCAGCGCCGGCGCACACCCCTACCTGACCACGCCCGAACACACCGCCCGGGCCCGCGAGCTCATCGGCCCGTCGGCGTTGCTAGCACCCGAACACAAGGTCGTACTGACCACCGATCCGGAAAAAGCGCGGGCCGTGGGCCGTAAGGCCCTCGACATCTATCTCAACCTTGCCAACTACCTCAATAGCTGGAAGCGGATGGGTTTCCGTGACGACGATGTCGCGCGTCCCGGCAGCGACCGCCTGGTCGATTCCGTGGTCGCCTACGGCACCACCGATGCCATCGCGGCACGACTGCGCGAACACCTCGACGCCGGCGCCGACCACGTCCCCGTCCAGGTTCTCACCAGAAGTGAGAACCTGGTCCAGTCACTCGCCGAACTGGCCGGGCCACTAGGGTTGGCCCGCACCTGA
- a CDS encoding MarR family transcriptional regulator, with amino-acid sequence MTPDKKRDPIAAARANWERGGWGEVAPGMVAVTSVMRAHQILLARVEAALRPYDLSFSRFELLRLLAFSRTGGLPITKASDRLQVHVTSVTHAIRRLEADGLVRRVPHPTDGRTTLVQITELGRSTVEDATVTLNEQVFADIGMSADESEALVSSIETLRRTAGDF; translated from the coding sequence GTGACCCCGGACAAGAAGCGCGACCCCATCGCTGCGGCGCGGGCCAACTGGGAACGCGGCGGTTGGGGTGAGGTCGCGCCGGGCATGGTCGCGGTGACATCGGTGATGCGCGCCCATCAGATTCTGCTGGCCCGCGTCGAGGCGGCGCTACGTCCTTACGACCTGAGTTTCTCCCGCTTCGAACTGCTTCGGTTGCTGGCCTTCAGCCGTACCGGAGGGTTGCCCATCACCAAAGCCTCCGACCGACTACAGGTGCACGTCACCAGCGTCACCCACGCGATCCGCCGGCTAGAAGCCGACGGGCTGGTGCGGCGAGTTCCGCACCCCACCGACGGCCGGACCACCCTGGTGCAGATCACCGAATTGGGTCGCTCCACGGTGGAGGACGCTACCGTCACGCTCAACGAACAGGTGTTTGCCGACATCGGGATGTCGGCGGACGAATCCGAAGCGTTGGTGTCGTCGATCGAAACGTTACGGCGCACCGCCGGCGATTTCTGA
- a CDS encoding anti-sigma factor, with protein sequence MRTPLGGLGPPGDFEVPHLSTGDHHYSTWDAAYVLGSLSAADRHEFEAHMADCSQCRAAVAELSGVPALLSQLNLQDVAAIGQSGPGAGTASTAQQMSPQLLPSLLATVRWRRRRARVATWVASSAAALILGIGVLVGVQSHSSAPSPATASAQPMAQVGTHLLASTVSVSGMHWGTFINLQCVCLAPPDAHHDTLAMVVVGRDGSQTRLATWVAEPGHTATPAGSISTPVDQIASVQVVSADTGQVLLERSF encoded by the coding sequence ATGAGGACACCGCTTGGGGGACTCGGTCCGCCCGGTGACTTCGAGGTACCTCACTTGTCTACGGGTGACCACCACTATTCCACGTGGGATGCCGCCTACGTGCTCGGTTCACTGTCGGCGGCCGACCGCCATGAATTCGAGGCGCACATGGCCGACTGCTCGCAGTGCCGCGCCGCCGTCGCCGAACTCTCGGGTGTGCCCGCCCTGCTTTCCCAGCTCAATCTCCAAGACGTTGCCGCGATTGGTCAGTCTGGCCCGGGAGCGGGCACAGCGTCGACGGCACAGCAGATGTCGCCGCAATTACTGCCGTCGTTGCTGGCGACCGTGCGGTGGCGCCGTCGCCGTGCCCGCGTGGCAACCTGGGTGGCCTCGTCTGCGGCCGCATTGATTCTGGGAATCGGTGTGCTGGTTGGGGTGCAGAGTCATTCCTCAGCTCCGTCGCCGGCTACCGCGTCCGCGCAGCCGATGGCGCAGGTCGGGACGCACCTGTTGGCATCGACGGTGTCGGTCAGCGGGATGCATTGGGGGACTTTCATCAATCTGCAGTGTGTCTGCCTGGCTCCGCCGGATGCCCACCATGACACGCTGGCGATGGTGGTAGTGGGTCGCGATGGCAGTCAGACCCGGCTCGCGACGTGGGTGGCCGAGCCCGGTCACACCGCAACACCTGCCGGTAGCATTTCTACACCGGTTGACCAGATCGCCTCCGTGCAGGTGGTTTCGGCCGACACCGGGCAGGTTCTGCTGGAGCGTTCTTTCTGA